The Nitrospinota bacterium nucleotide sequence GAAAACGCCCTGAAGAAAAACACCAAGTACAGCATAGAGCACAGGATCGTCCGGCCGGACGGCGCCTTGCGGATTGTCCACGAGTGGGCGGAGGTGTTCTACGACCACACCGGCAAGGCGGTGAGGATGATCGGCGCCGTACAGGACATAACGGAGAGAAAGGCGGCGGAGGATCAGCTCGCACTTGCCCGCAAGATATTCGAAAACGCCATTGAAGGGGTAATAGTCACCGATCCGGCCGGGGTCATCCAGTTTGTCAACCCCGCCGTAACCGCCATAACCGGATATGCGGCTGACGAGCTTATCGGGCTGACGCCCAGGGTGTTGCGCTCCCAACGCCAGGACAAAGAGTTTTACAAGGGGCTGTGGCGCTCGTTGTTGACACAGGGGGGATGGAGCGGGGAGATTTGGAACCGCAGGAAAAGCGGGGAAGCTTATCCGGAGTGGCTGAACATCCGCGCCATCAAGGACGCCAATGGAAAGACCATCAGGTATGTCTCCATATTCCACGACATAACGCAGATAAAGAAAAGCGAGGAGACCATACAGCGTCACATCTCCCACGACGCGCTCACGGACCTGCCCAACAGAGCCCTGTTCGAGGACAGGCTGGACCTTGCCATCTCATCCGCCCATCGCGAGGGGAAAAAGCTGGCCGTCCTCTTTGTGGGGCTAGACAGGTTCAGGAACATCAACGAAACACTGGGGCATGTGGCCGGGGACGAACTTTTGCAGCGGGTGTCGGCGAGGTTCTCCCCCTGGGCCAGGGAGGGGGACACCATCGCCAGGTTCAGTGGCGATGAGTTTGCGTTGCTTATGGAGGATCCACATACGGAACAGGACGCGGCCCATCTGGCCTTCAGGGCGATCAAGGCGGTGGAGGATCCCTTCACGATAATGGGGCACGAAATTTTCATCACCGCCAGCGCCGGTGTGGCCCTGTACCCTGCCGACGGGACGGAAGCGGCCATGCTGATCAGGAACGCGCAGTCCGCCTTGAAACGCGCAAAGGATGAAGGCAAAAATACCTTCCAGCTTTACACCCCGGCGATGAACGTCCGTACAAGGGAAATGTTAAGCCTGGAAAACGACCTTCGCAGGGCGCTGGAAAGGGAGGAGTTCGTCATTTACTACCAACCCAAGGTGAGCCTTGTCACCGGGGCCGTCACAGGGATGGAAGCGCTGATACGCTGGGCGCATCCCACGAGAGGCATGGTGTCTCCGGCCGATTTTATTCCCCTGGCGGAGGAGACCGGGCTTATCGCCCCTATCGGCGAGTGGGTGCTAATCGAAGCGCTTAAAAAGACAAAGATTTGGCACGATATGGGCTACGGCCATCTGGCGGTGGCGGTGAACATCAGCGCGATCCAGTTCCGGAAAAAAGACCTGTTGCGGACCATGGAAAAAGCCATCGCCGCATCCGGAGTCGCCCCCGCGTCCCTGAACGTGGAGCTTACCGAAAGCGTGGTGATGAAAAACGTGGAGTCGGCCGTGGCCATCCTCGGAGAAATCAAGGAGATGGGGGTGGACATTTCCATTGACGACTTCGGGACAGGCTACTCCTCGCTTAACTATTTGAAAAAGTTCCCAATTGATTACCTGAAGGTGGACAAATCGTTCATTTTTGACATCACCACCGATCCGGACGCCGCCGCTATTTCCAACCTGATCATTGCCATGGCGCATATCCTGGACATC carries:
- a CDS encoding EAL domain-containing protein, with amino-acid sequence MSMRRRPLQRTGTTLAGALATALLFLAMLFFHHASWAEFFRSHENLSTRLAQVREDISIAHLRLEEAVHSGSAGKMEEAKLRFESAIKAIDESLPGKREAGEKDEVKLTGKLADLRWSVVRLKQLSEKRWKEISDTGPVSYSDREFENSFQETLAMAGEAGETLGQIFAGRTASQDRQFAVITALWLLIVVAGSVALYLISRSRDRAQESVAKSAKSLEEAQKIAKMGNWDWDMATGGLKWSDEIYRIFGVDKESFGATYEAFMGFVHPEDRSLVTSAVENALKKNTKYSIEHRIVRPDGALRIVHEWAEVFYDHTGKAVRMIGAVQDITERKAAEDQLALARKIFENAIEGVIVTDPAGVIQFVNPAVTAITGYAADELIGLTPRVLRSQRQDKEFYKGLWRSLLTQGGWSGEIWNRRKSGEAYPEWLNIRAIKDANGKTIRYVSIFHDITQIKKSEETIQRHISHDALTDLPNRALFEDRLDLAISSAHREGKKLAVLFVGLDRFRNINETLGHVAGDELLQRVSARFSPWAREGDTIARFSGDEFALLMEDPHTEQDAAHLAFRAIKAVEDPFTIMGHEIFITASAGVALYPADGTEAAMLIRNAQSALKRAKDEGKNTFQLYTPAMNVRTREMLSLENDLRRALEREEFVIYYQPKVSLVTGAVTGMEALIRWAHPTRGMVSPADFIPLAEETGLIAPIGEWVLIEALKKTKIWHDMGYGHLAVAVNISAIQFRKKDLLRTMEKAIAASGVAPASLNVELTESVVMKNVESAVAILGEIKEMGVDISIDDFGTGYSSLNYLKKFPIDYLKVDKSFIFDITTDPDAAAISNLIIAMAHILDIKVVAEGVETEDQLKFLKENACDERKCPKLS